TATGGATTCCCTCCACATGGCGGAATCGCGTTAGGTTTAGACCGTTTAGTGATGTTGTTGGCTGGAGAAAATAATATCCGTGAAGTGATCGCCTTCCCTAAAAATGGGAAAGCATCTGACCCAATGACAAGTGCCCCTAGTGTGGTTTCACCGTTACAATTATTTGAATTGAATATCGATGTAACTGCAATCGACGAGTAGAAACATGTAAGCACCCAAAATGAGCAATCGCATTTTGGGTGCTTTTTTGATGTTTGCTTATGAAGTGGTAATTGACACTAATCAGGTTAGCGACATTTATTTGAAACAAGAATTTTTTTATCAGAAATCAATCTCCTTAATTTTTAAACCTATGTAATATGAATTCGCTTCCTTTACTTATAGCAATAGCTCTACTATAATATACACATAAATTTTAATGTAAGTAGGTTAAGCCAATGCTAGAAAAAATCTCAGCAGTCAAGCATTTATCTGATGCCGATGAAGTGCTGCAAAATTACATCTTTAGAAATCTAGAAACTATTTTTACTCTTTCTGCTCGTGAAATTGCGACGCAAATTCCTTGTTCTCCTTCTACCGTAACACGTTTCGTAAGAAAATGCGGGTTTGATTCTTACCATGATTTTCAGCGCTATGTCAAAAATGAAGTCAGTAAACTTGCGGGCAAAGGGATAACGGATACGATTTCCCTTGAACAAATCTTTGTGAACCAAGTTTTTGCTGAGAATGTCATTGAGCAAGTAGAGATAGTGAGCGCCCTCTTAAAACAATCAAGCTTTATTTATTGCGTAGGCATGGGCTCATCTGGAATTATGGCCAGTTACGCTGCTAGAAAATTTAACACGATCGGTTTTAAAGCCATGTATTCGAATGAACCATATGCACCATTTCTTTCTACTCAAATGAAAGACGACAAAAGTATTATTCTTATTTTTTCCAGCTCAGGTGAAACGGCAGAGATTATTGAGATGGCCCAACTTTTGAAGTTAAGTGATAATCAGATCATCAGTATCACAAATACGCATGATAATACCTTAGCCAAACTTTCTACGATCAACATTCCTTACTATATCGAAAATCAGCGGCTACCTTATAATTTTG
The Enterococcus silesiacus DNA segment above includes these coding regions:
- a CDS encoding sugar isomerase, which codes for MLEKISAVKHLSDADEVLQNYIFRNLETIFTLSAREIATQIPCSPSTVTRFVRKCGFDSYHDFQRYVKNEVSKLAGKGITDTISLEQIFVNQVFAENVIEQVEIVSALLKQSSFIYCVGMGSSGIMASYAARKFNTIGFKAMYSNEPYAPFLSTQMKDDKSIILIFSSSGETAEIIEMAQLLKLSDNQIISITNTHDNTLAKLSTINIPYYIENQRLPYNFDLSSQIPTVALIEYLVAFCFNRQ